A genomic segment from Amia ocellicauda isolate fAmiCal2 chromosome 13, fAmiCal2.hap1, whole genome shotgun sequence encodes:
- the chrnb3a gene encoding neuronal acetylcholine receptor subunit beta-3a yields the protein MKLTVLLLCAALCAAAGSAFGDFVSLAEMEDALLKNLFRGYQKWVRPVQHSNDTITVKFGLKISQLVDVDEKNQLMTTNVWLWQEWIDFKLRWNPEEYGGITSIRVPSETIWLPDIVLYENADGRFEGSLMTKVIVKYNGTITWTPPASYKSSCTMDVTFFPFDRQNCSMKFGSWTYDGNMVDLILLDDHVDRKDFFDNGEWQILNATGMRGNRKDGLYSYPFVTYSFILKRLPLFYTLFLIIPCLGLSFLTVLVFYLPSDEGEKLSLSTSVLVSLTVFLLVIEEIIPSSSKVIPLIGEYLLFIMIFVTLSIIVTVFVINVHHRSSATYHPMSPWVKNLFLQRLPKLLCMRGHTDRYHYPEIELNSPDAKPKMAGKKRPLSGKEDENKVWLALLEKATNSVRYISSHIKKEHFIREVVQDWKFVAQVLDRIFLWVFLTVSVLGTILIFTPALTLYLTT from the exons CTTTTGGAGATTTTGTTTCTCTGGCGGAAATGGAAGATGCCCTCTTAAAAAATCTGTTTAGAGGTTATCAGAAATGGGTGAGACCCGTTCAGCACTCAAATGACACCATAACAGTGAAGTTTGGACTGAAGATTTCCCAGCTGGTGGACGTG GATGAAAAGAATCAGCTCATGACAACAAATGTCTGGCTATGGCAG GAGTGGATTGATTTTAAACTACGCTGGAACCCGGAGGAATATGGAGGAATCACTTCCATTAGAGTCCCATCCGAAACCATCTGGCTGCCTGATATTGTTCTATATGAGAA TGCGGACGGACGTTTCGAAGGCTCCTTGATGACTAAAGTGATTGTGAAGTACAATGGCACGATCACGTGGACCCCCCCGGCAAGCTATAAGAGCTCCTGCACAATGGATGTCACATTCTTCCCCTTTGACAGGCAGAACTGCTCCATGAAGTTCGGCTCTTGGACATATGACGGTAACATGGTCGACCTCATACTCCTGGATGACCACGTAGATCGGAAGGACTTCTTCGACAATGGAGAGTGGCAGATCCTGAACGCCACCGGAATGAGGGGCAACCGGAAGGACGGCCTGTACTCCTACCCCTTTGTCACGTACTCCTTCATCCTGAAGCGCCTGCCCTTGTTCTACACTCTGTTCCTCATCATCCCCTGCCTCGGCCTGTCCTTTCTCACCGTGCTGGTGTTCTACCTGCCGTCGGATGAAGGGGAGAAGCTGTCGTTGTCCACCTCAGTCCTGGTGTCTCTCACTGTGTTCCTGTTAGTGATAGAGGAGATCATCCCGTCCTCGTCCAAAGTCATCCCTCTCATCGGGGAGTACCTGCTCTTCATCATGATTTTCGTGACGCTCTCCATCATCGTCACGGTGTTTGTGATCAACGTCCACCATCGATCCTCGGCCACCTATCACCCCATGTCTCCTTGGGTGAAGAACCTCTTCCTCCAAAGGCTCCCTAAGCTGTTGTGCATGAGGGGCCACACTGACCGCTACCACTACCCTGAGATCGAACTCAACAGTCCCGACGCCAAGCCTAAGATGGCAGGGAAAAAGAGACCATTGTCAGGCAAGGAAGATGAGAACAAGGTGTGGCTGGCCCTCCTGGAAAAAGCGACAAATTCGGTGCGATATATATCGAGCCATATTAAGAAGGAGCACTTCATCAGAGAG GTTGTCCAAGACTGGAAGTTTGTGGCCCAGGTGCTGGATCGTATATTCCTGTGGGTTTTCCTCACCGTGTCTGTCCTTGGCACCATCCTGATTTTCACACCAGCTTTGACGCTGTATCTAACTACCTAA